The nucleotide window CCCATGAATCTCCTGATCAATTTTACGATTGCCCTGAGAGCACTCAAGGTCAATAGGCTCCGCTCGGTCCTCACGATGCTGGGGATTATCATCGGGGTGGCCGCCGTGATCGCGATGGTGGCTGTCGGTTCCGGGGCCACCGCCCAAATCCAGGAACAGATCCGAAGTATCGGCAGTAACGTCATCATCGTGATGTCGGGGAGCATGACGAGCGGCGGGATCCGCGTCGGGGCAGGGTCGGTCCTGACGTTGTCGGAGGATGATGCCAAGGCTATTGTCAGCGAGTGCCCCGCGGTCGCGCTTGTGGCGCCCAGCAGCCGCGGAACTTCCCAGGTTGTCTTCGGCAACAACAACTGGTCTACGGTCATCCAAGGGACAACCCCGGAGTACCTACAAATCCGAGACTTCATGGTAGAGTCCGGGCGTCCGTTTACCTGGCGGGATGTGGATGGCTCTACGAAGGTAGCGCTGATCGGCCAGACTGTGGCGCTGAACCTGTTCGGCGGCACCGACGCGATCGGACAGATCATCCGTATCAAGAAGGTGCCATTTACCGTTCTGGGAGTCCTGGCTCCCAAGGGCCAATCAGCCTGGGGGCAGGATCAGGATGACGTCGTGATGATTCCGCTCTCCACGGCCAAAAAGAAGGTGTTGGGCGTGAGCCAAGCCAATGCCCGGTCGGTGGGGGCCATCATGGTTCAGGCTCGCGGCCCAATGCTGATGAAGGAGGCCGAGGAGCAGGTCGTCGCGCTGTTGCGGCAGCGACACCGTCTTCAACCGGAACAGGACAACGACTTTACCGTGCGCAATCTCACAGAGGTCTTTGCCGCTCAGGAGCAGTCGGCTCGAGTGATGGCGATCCTGCTGGGCGCCATCGCCTCAGTCTCGCTGGTGGTAGGCGGGATCGGGATTATGAATATCATGCTGGTATCCGTGACGGAACGGACCCGAGAGATCGGATTGCGGCTGGCAGTGGGCGCAAAGGCGCGGGACATCTTGACGCAGTTCCTCGTTGAGGCGGTCACCCTGTCGCTTATTGGCGGTCTGATCGGAATCGCGCTTGGTCTGGGAGCCTCGATCCTGGTCTCGTACCTCGCACAGTGGTCGACCCTGATCAGCGGAGGCGCCGTAATCATGGCCTTTGCGTTCTCCGCATTGGTGGGGATCGGGTTCGGCTACTACCCGGCCCGCAAGGCCGCCTTCCTCGACCCCATCGAGGCACTACGATATGAATAAAAAACAGCCATCAGCTTTCAGCTTCAAGCTGACGGCTGACGGCTGAACGCTGAATATGCGCGATCTTGGCTATGAGTTGTTCGAGACGACGGCGGATGTCGGAATCACGGCATGGGGCGAGACTCTGGAGGAGCTCTTTGCCAACGTCGCGAGAGGGATGTTTACGCTCATGGTCGAGGCCGGTACGGTACGCCCCGCAGGAGTTCTTTCTGTTGAGGCCAGAGGGATGGACCTTCCCTCCTTACTGGTTGCCTGGTTGAATGAGCTCTTATACCGCTGCGAGACTGAAG belongs to Candidatus Methylomirabilis sp. and includes:
- a CDS encoding ABC transporter permease, with the translated sequence MNLLINFTIALRALKVNRLRSVLTMLGIIIGVAAVIAMVAVGSGATAQIQEQIRSIGSNVIIVMSGSMTSGGIRVGAGSVLTLSEDDAKAIVSECPAVALVAPSSRGTSQVVFGNNNWSTVIQGTTPEYLQIRDFMVESGRPFTWRDVDGSTKVALIGQTVALNLFGGTDAIGQIIRIKKVPFTVLGVLAPKGQSAWGQDQDDVVMIPLSTAKKKVLGVSQANARSVGAIMVQARGPMLMKEAEEQVVALLRQRHRLQPEQDNDFTVRNLTEVFAAQEQSARVMAILLGAIASVSLVVGGIGIMNIMLVSVTERTREIGLRLAVGAKARDILTQFLVEAVTLSLIGGLIGIALGLGASILVSYLAQWSTLISGGAVIMAFAFSALVGIGFGYYPARKAAFLDPIEALRYE
- a CDS encoding archease; this translates as MRDLGYELFETTADVGITAWGETLEELFANVARGMFTLMVEAGTVRPAGVLSVEARGMDLPSLLVAWLNELLYRCETEEWAPADVRVVTVEGGHASGELAGEPAEAGRHQFKGVVKAATYHLLECHKDGDRWRARVVFDV